A portion of the Thunnus maccoyii chromosome 20, fThuMac1.1, whole genome shotgun sequence genome contains these proteins:
- the tbata gene encoding protein TBATA: MSVAQSPDCRGTTGERSYSQMNQVPFTPEFTKMLTKNSPRFGSLSHHSFFSRHNPHPHRVRHIQGLNGRPVCMVRDDWFVTSSLFPHPLLKSHVHRKATDSSFAFPLAQNHYGVSGNKHKSALFSEAWRDELKELAAKVSLSSQAQKDKKEDQTEEEFVRRKTQYSAVTGRIIPPSTKSYQRRSHSQCLGYPQLFHDQELMVLELLCQILQTDSLSTVQQWLLLAGQREKDLVMGMIKHALDGVDLSGHHQQNFQQLQAFHPGASPPAYGPPFNQLWRKPQRTSSHRVTQTFSNDKPERIGEAEVLEIHAGEQKHLQDHPIQHTESV; this comes from the exons ATGTCGGTTGCACAGAGTCCAGACTGCCGTGGGAcgacaggagagaggagctaCAGTCAAATGAATCAAGTGCCATTCACCCCTGAATTTACCAAGATGCTGACAAAAAACAGTCCGCGCTTTGGTAGCTTGAGTCACCACTCATTCTTCTCCAGGCACAACCCTCATCCACACAGAGTGAGGCATATTCAAG GACTTAATGGTAGGCCTGTTTGCATGGTGAGAGATGATTGGTTTGTCACCTCATCATTATTTCCTCATCCACTTCTCAAGAGCCACGTCCACAGAAAAGCCACTGATTCATCTTTTGCTTTTCCGCTGGCTCAGAATCATTATGGAGTCAGCGGTAACAAACACAAATCAG CTCTGTTTTCTGAAGCCTGGAGAGATGAACTTAAAGAACTGGCTGCCAAAGTCAGTTTGTCTTCTCAAGcacaaaaggacaaaaaagag GACCAAACTGAGGAAGAATTTGTCCGTCGAAAGACCCAATATTCAGCTGTAACTGGGAgaatcatccctccatccaccAAGTCTTACCAGCGCAGATCCCATTCCCAGTGCCTGGGGTATCCTCAACTCTTCCATGATCAAGAACTCATG GTATTGGAGCTACTTTGTCAGATCCTGCAGACAGATTCCCTGTCCACAGTCCAGCAGTGGCTTCTGCTTGCAGGACAAAgag AGAAAGACCTGGTGATGGGGATGATCAAACATGCTCTGGATGGTGTGGACCTCTCAGGCCATCATCAGCAGAACTTCCAGCAGCTTCAGGCTTTTCATCCTGGTGCATCTCCACCGGCTTACGGTCCACCATTCAACCAGCTGTGGAGAAAACCACAGAGAACGAG CTCACACAGAGTGACCCAAACTTTCAGCAATGATAAACCAG AGAGGATTGGAGAAGCAGAGGTCCTTGAAATCCATGCAGGAGAACAGAAGCATCTTCAAGATCATCCAATTCAGCACACAGAGAGTGTGTAG